The DNA segment TTTAGGAAACCGCCGCTCTATCCACCTGAGCTATGGGCGCCCGGTGTCCGAAACTCGGGGGAATCTAGCGCATCTCGCTTCCGCCCGAGGGGCCTTCAGTACGCGATCAGCGATTCGACGGGGCCGCCCGCCCCCACCAGGCGCTCGCGGCCCTTGAGGAACGTCAACTCGACGACGAAGAGGAAGGCGCCCACCTCGCCCTGCTGCTTTCGCACCAGCTGCGCCGCGCCCCAGGCGGTGCCGCCGGTGGCGAGCAGGTCGTCGACGATCGCCACCTTCTCGCCCGGCCGCACCGCGTCGACGTGCGCCTCGAGAACTCCCTTGCCGTACTCCAGCGCGTATTCGATCCGGTCCGTCCTGTAGGGAAGCTT comes from the Deltaproteobacteria bacterium genome and includes:
- a CDS encoding adenine phosphoribosyltransferase, whose amino-acid sequence is MGSLVQVRTLIRDVPDFPQPGILFKDITPILGEPKAFQSVLDDMEGRLRGRAFDRIVAIESRGFIFGAALADRLKIGFAPVRKLGKLPYRTDRIEYALEYGKGVLEAHVDAVRPGEKVAIVDDLLATGGTAWGAAQLVRKQQGEVGAFLFVVELTFLKGRERLVGAGGPVESLIAY